Proteins encoded within one genomic window of Thermanaerothrix sp.:
- the selD gene encoding selenide, water dikinase SelD translates to MRLTERAKTSGUAAKIGPAELDQLLRGLPSIKDPRLLSGWDNGEDAALWSLGDGRLAILTLDFITPIVDDPVLFGEIAAANALSDVFAMGGLPKVALNVVAFPTSCEPLEVLKGILIGGANKVQEAGACLAGGHSVQDNEPKYGLSVYGEVREDRLWRVTGAKPGDGLVLTKPLGSGILTTALKAGMAGEDALAEAVKWMAMLNDLPRKLPEDLIASIRAATDVTGFGFIGHCLDMVSAGDMDAEIMSSRIPPMKGALEMASMGMVPAGAYSNREHFSSRVQLGEQVPLEVQDLLFDPQTSGGLLLAVDPSMEDELLRALCEVGFTQSALVGRFKEGAGNARVV, encoded by the coding sequence ATGAGGCTTACGGAACGGGCCAAGACCAGCGGGTGAGCCGCCAAGATAGGTCCAGCGGAGCTGGACCAACTGCTAAGGGGGCTCCCTTCCATTAAAGATCCAAGGCTTCTGTCCGGGTGGGACAACGGAGAGGACGCGGCCCTGTGGAGCTTAGGCGATGGGAGGCTTGCCATACTTACGCTGGACTTCATAACTCCCATAGTGGATGATCCCGTGCTTTTCGGGGAGATAGCAGCGGCAAACGCATTAAGCGACGTGTTCGCCATGGGGGGACTGCCAAAGGTGGCGCTTAACGTGGTGGCGTTTCCCACCTCCTGCGAACCCTTGGAGGTACTCAAGGGCATACTCATAGGGGGAGCCAATAAGGTCCAAGAGGCGGGAGCATGCCTTGCGGGAGGACACAGCGTTCAGGACAACGAACCCAAGTACGGGCTATCGGTTTATGGCGAGGTTCGAGAGGACAGGCTCTGGAGGGTCACCGGAGCAAAACCCGGGGACGGGCTGGTGCTAACTAAGCCCTTGGGCAGCGGGATACTTACCACGGCGCTCAAAGCTGGAATGGCGGGGGAAGATGCGCTTGCAGAGGCAGTTAAGTGGATGGCCATGCTCAACGACCTTCCAAGGAAGCTCCCGGAGGATCTTATCGCCTCCATAAGAGCCGCAACGGACGTCACCGGGTTCGGCTTTATCGGGCACTGCCTGGACATGGTGAGCGCAGGAGATATGGACGCGGAGATAATGTCCTCAAGGATCCCTCCGATGAAGGGGGCCCTTGAGATGGCTTCCATGGGCATGGTTCCCGCCGGGGCTTACTCTAACAGGGAGCATTTTTCATCAAGGGTCCAGCTGGGAGAACAGGTTCCGCTTGAGGTTCAGGATCTTCTCTTTGACCCACAAACGTCCGGAGGCCTTCTTTTGGCAGTGGATCCAAGCATGGAGGACGAGTTGCTGAGAGCCCTTTGTGAAGTCGGATTTACCCAATCGGCTCTGGTTGGCAGGTTTAAGGAAGGGGCGGGGAACGCAAGGGTTGTTTAA
- a CDS encoding NAD-dependent malic enzyme translates to MTIDRLRALELHRKARGKIKIYPTINVRNEEDLGLAYVPGSVYPSLAITEDPALSFDYTGRGNRIAVVTDGSAVLGIGNVGPEAALPVMEGKCLLFKLFGDINAIPVCLDTSDPEEIIHHVRLMAPTLGGVNIEDISSPNTFTVVRKLRSVLDIPVLCDDQHGTAVLVLAALKNALKVVQKNLPDVRIAVIGAGAAGVATSELLLAAGARNIVCLNSAGILGEDNPKMDHVQRDLSLRINPEGISGGIDEALRGADVMIGLSKGNLVTGDHVKSMASRAIVFALALPEPEIPYEEAVAAGAAVVATGTAEHPNPLLNLQAFPGIMRGALDVRANTITDSMLLAAADALASVTEEHELSPQNILADPFCDESAPRVAEAVAQKAVEEGMASLPVPPGQVYNDTWQRLHGSSLVRI, encoded by the coding sequence ATGACCATCGACAGGCTTAGGGCTTTGGAGCTTCATAGGAAGGCGAGGGGGAAGATAAAGATATACCCCACCATAAACGTCAGAAACGAGGAGGACCTGGGGCTGGCCTACGTCCCTGGGAGCGTTTATCCATCCTTGGCCATAACCGAAGATCCGGCGTTGAGCTTTGACTATACAGGCAGGGGCAACCGTATCGCGGTGGTTACCGATGGTTCTGCGGTCCTTGGCATAGGCAACGTAGGGCCGGAGGCGGCGCTTCCCGTAATGGAGGGTAAGTGCCTCTTGTTCAAGCTTTTCGGCGACATAAACGCCATACCGGTATGCCTTGACACCTCGGACCCGGAGGAGATCATCCACCACGTAAGACTCATGGCCCCCACCCTTGGAGGCGTGAACATAGAGGACATATCAAGCCCCAATACTTTCACGGTGGTGCGGAAATTGAGATCCGTCCTGGATATACCGGTCTTGTGCGATGACCAGCATGGTACCGCTGTCCTGGTGTTGGCGGCCCTCAAAAACGCCCTTAAGGTTGTGCAGAAGAATTTGCCGGATGTGCGGATAGCGGTAATAGGTGCCGGCGCCGCCGGAGTCGCCACGTCGGAGCTTTTGTTGGCCGCGGGGGCCAGAAACATAGTGTGTCTTAACAGCGCCGGGATTTTGGGGGAGGACAACCCCAAGATGGACCACGTTCAAAGGGACCTGTCCTTGAGGATAAACCCCGAGGGCATTTCGGGAGGAATTGATGAGGCCTTGAGAGGGGCGGACGTGATGATAGGGCTTTCCAAGGGGAACCTGGTGACCGGCGACCACGTTAAATCCATGGCCTCAAGGGCCATAGTTTTCGCCCTGGCGCTCCCGGAGCCTGAGATACCTTACGAAGAGGCGGTGGCCGCGGGGGCCGCGGTGGTGGCCACGGGCACCGCCGAACATCCTAACCCCCTTCTCAACCTCCAGGCCTTCCCCGGGATAATGAGGGGTGCCTTGGACGTCAGGGCCAACACCATAACCGACTCCATGCTGTTGGCCGCCGCCGATGCCCTAGCGTCGGTCACCGAGGAACACGAGCTCTCCCCCCAGAACATCCTGGCGGATCCCTTTTGCGATGAGTCTGCCCCCCGGGTTGCGGAGGCGGTGGCGCAAAAGGCCGTGGAGGAGGGTATGGCATCTCTCCCGGTTCCCCCGGGGCAGGTGTACAACGACACCTGGCAGAGGCTCCACGGCAGCTCTCTGGTCAGGATATAA
- a CDS encoding MBL fold metallo-hydrolase, translating into MKTSISEMYPDNFIRFLGTSGARFCTMHQIRSSGGIFFRYGDFKGVVDPGPGCLHHICRAVPELDPTEMDGVLITHRHLDHCGDANAVVEAMVGGGYSCRGSLFLPADALGDEPVVFRYLTKKVRQKVILEDLSDYPLGSHATLRPFKLKHHGVMTFGFILKGEGLPTVGIVSDTAMLPVIYQVAQASDILILNVTLERRRQNLEHLSLEDVEDILRASKVPLVFLTHMGRGIIKRGPHLVEEYFNDLFPHSNLICADDGMVVDLALRRVVMLDGLSPREGSHSMNHIKEDLMGFPLGSGVEMGKNRP; encoded by the coding sequence TTGAAAACGTCCATCTCTGAGATGTATCCAGACAACTTCATCAGGTTTCTTGGCACCTCAGGCGCCAGGTTCTGCACCATGCACCAGATACGGTCCAGCGGCGGCATCTTCTTCCGCTATGGGGATTTCAAGGGGGTTGTAGATCCGGGTCCAGGGTGTCTCCATCACATATGCAGGGCAGTTCCGGAGTTGGATCCCACCGAAATGGACGGGGTGCTGATAACCCACCGGCATCTAGATCACTGCGGCGACGCCAACGCCGTGGTGGAAGCCATGGTGGGGGGAGGATACAGCTGCAGGGGCAGCCTTTTCCTCCCCGCCGATGCCCTTGGGGATGAGCCGGTGGTCTTCCGGTACCTTACGAAAAAGGTCCGGCAAAAGGTCATACTGGAGGACCTTTCGGACTATCCATTGGGGAGCCATGCCACGCTGAGACCTTTTAAACTCAAGCACCACGGGGTAATGACGTTTGGCTTTATCCTCAAAGGAGAAGGGCTCCCCACCGTGGGCATCGTGAGCGACACCGCCATGCTGCCGGTTATCTATCAAGTGGCGCAAGCAAGCGATATTCTAATCCTCAACGTGACGTTAGAAAGACGCAGGCAAAACCTTGAACACCTTTCCTTGGAGGACGTTGAGGATATTCTTAGGGCTTCTAAGGTGCCCTTGGTGTTTTTAACCCATATGGGAAGGGGCATAATCAAGAGAGGGCCCCATCTGGTGGAGGAGTACTTTAACGACCTCTTCCCCCATTCAAATCTTATCTGCGCCGATGATGGAATGGTGGTTGATTTGGCTCTCCGCCGGGTTGTGATGTTGGATGGGCTGTCCCCCAGGGAGGGGAGCCATTCCATGAACCATATCAAGGAGGATCTGATGGGATTTCCTTTGGGATCAGGGGTTGAAATGGGTAAAAACCGTCCATGA
- the fliD gene encoding flagellar filament capping protein FliD yields MGDPLFQFTGVSSQIDWGTMLDKIMENARKPEKIWQEEKDKLELKKGLYEELSAGMKQLRNSITSLKLSSTYNKKQAELTSLDSGKAANAILTATADTSAAINQWTIKVNQVAKAERRTSDRFDSVSSALNLSGTFRIYVGKQWAEVTVANSDSLRDINLKIQKAVDSTGSNLAITSKIVDNRIVIESASTGLGKSGPKASETFKMGSSNTFYLPREVNGWYPSSVTIQSGSVTYASGTDFTYNASTGTITWLSANKPAAGSDFKVTYSQDTETITRGAGATDNMALPSPRPSSIVITQGANTYVEGTHFTYNSSTGEITWTSPSQPASGTNYTVKYLYYSNDNVFYLQDVAGTVVSGDKLSGTGLGLMGTSGYTAAQNALFEVDGQAVERNSNTVEDLIAGVKLNLVGTGTVRLDVTVDAQAAVEGLNNFVTAYNDVMDWINIRLSEESKKEKTSESTKDDDFYKKFGLLHGDPLLWQIKDQMRQLISFPLTNLPNTYSSRGYISTTTPLNIKGDMVIDIGGMRARITVSESDSLENIKAKLTGLADETAGTSGNPKGTSMPVSVSVENGKLVIRSTSNSTDGRTTRSDTISRNTASSWDLLPYTPSFSPPVSGSLVVKQGSTVYTEGVDYMVQTVENSNGAFESRVVWLSGGRRPTGNYSVQYTYDPGKLSISTTGTLNTMGFSQDGTRSSITYAGISTEKANYGKSGKLEFNVETFMTRMRDDNNGVANLMSSMMNKLDQFLGNMVDTTQVPVGTEVVVKGRIAARVSSIKDQQKAIDKRISDFENRLKIMQQSYYNQFVAMEKTISKMNQQLSWLAGIVSQLSGVKQQ; encoded by the coding sequence GTGGGGGATCCTCTGTTTCAGTTCACCGGCGTATCCTCCCAGATAGACTGGGGGACCATGCTGGATAAGATAATGGAGAACGCAAGAAAGCCGGAGAAGATATGGCAGGAGGAGAAGGACAAGCTGGAGCTTAAGAAAGGGCTCTACGAGGAGCTTTCCGCCGGCATGAAGCAGCTTAGGAACAGCATCACCTCCCTCAAACTATCCTCCACTTACAACAAGAAGCAGGCGGAGCTCACCAGCCTTGACTCCGGCAAGGCCGCCAACGCGATCCTCACCGCCACGGCGGACACCTCCGCCGCGATAAACCAGTGGACCATAAAGGTCAACCAGGTGGCGAAGGCGGAGAGGAGGACCTCCGACAGATTCGACAGCGTAAGCAGCGCCCTTAACCTGTCCGGGACCTTCAGGATATACGTGGGCAAACAGTGGGCGGAGGTCACCGTGGCCAACTCCGACTCGTTGCGGGACATAAACCTGAAGATACAGAAGGCGGTGGACAGCACCGGAAGCAACCTGGCCATAACCAGCAAGATAGTGGACAACCGCATAGTCATAGAGAGCGCCTCCACGGGCCTTGGCAAATCGGGGCCTAAAGCCTCCGAGACCTTCAAAATGGGGAGCTCAAACACCTTTTATCTTCCCCGTGAGGTCAACGGCTGGTATCCAAGCTCCGTCACCATCCAGTCCGGATCCGTGACGTACGCGTCCGGAACGGACTTCACCTACAACGCCTCCACCGGCACCATAACGTGGCTTAGCGCAAACAAGCCCGCTGCGGGGTCTGACTTCAAGGTAACCTACTCCCAGGACACGGAAACCATAACAAGAGGAGCTGGGGCCACGGACAACATGGCGCTCCCATCCCCTCGGCCTTCGTCCATAGTTATAACCCAAGGTGCCAACACCTACGTGGAGGGCACGCACTTCACGTATAACTCCTCCACGGGTGAGATAACCTGGACATCTCCTTCACAGCCCGCCTCGGGTACGAACTATACGGTGAAGTATCTCTACTACTCCAACGATAACGTGTTCTACCTACAGGACGTGGCCGGCACGGTGGTATCGGGTGACAAGCTCTCCGGAACCGGCCTTGGCCTTATGGGAACCTCGGGATACACGGCAGCCCAAAACGCCCTTTTTGAGGTGGACGGTCAGGCGGTGGAGCGGAACAGCAACACCGTGGAGGACCTGATAGCGGGCGTCAAGCTTAACCTTGTGGGGACAGGAACGGTGCGGTTGGACGTTACAGTGGACGCCCAGGCCGCGGTTGAGGGGCTTAACAACTTCGTCACCGCCTACAACGACGTGATGGACTGGATAAACATAAGGCTGTCAGAGGAGAGCAAGAAGGAGAAGACCTCCGAAAGCACCAAGGACGACGACTTCTACAAGAAGTTCGGTCTCCTTCATGGGGACCCGCTGCTTTGGCAGATAAAGGACCAGATGAGGCAGCTCATATCCTTCCCGCTGACCAACCTTCCAAACACATACTCCTCCAGGGGTTACATTTCCACCACCACGCCTTTGAACATCAAGGGCGACATGGTGATCGACATAGGCGGCATGCGGGCAAGGATAACGGTGTCGGAGAGCGACTCACTGGAGAACATAAAGGCAAAGCTAACGGGGCTCGCCGATGAGACCGCTGGAACCAGCGGAAACCCCAAGGGTACGAGCATGCCCGTATCCGTTTCGGTGGAAAACGGCAAGCTGGTAATAAGGTCCACGTCGAACAGCACCGACGGACGGACCACCAGATCGGACACCATAAGCAGGAACACCGCATCCAGCTGGGATCTCTTGCCCTACACCCCGAGCTTCTCACCTCCGGTGTCCGGCTCCCTGGTGGTGAAGCAGGGGTCTACGGTATACACCGAGGGCGTGGACTACATGGTGCAGACAGTGGAGAACTCCAACGGGGCCTTTGAAAGCCGCGTGGTGTGGCTCTCCGGCGGCAGACGTCCCACGGGGAACTACTCGGTTCAGTACACCTACGATCCTGGCAAGCTGTCCATAAGCACCACCGGCACTTTAAACACCATGGGCTTCTCTCAGGACGGCACCAGAAGCTCTATAACCTACGCCGGAATATCAACAGAGAAAGCAAATTACGGCAAGAGCGGTAAGCTGGAGTTCAACGTGGAGACCTTCATGACCCGGATGAGGGACGACAACAACGGGGTGGCCAACCTCATGTCCTCCATGATGAACAAGCTGGACCAATTTCTGGGCAACATGGTGGACACCACCCAGGTGCCGGTGGGCACCGAGGTGGTGGTAAAAGGCCGGATAGCCGCCAGGGTAAGCTCCATAAAGGATCAACAGAAGGCCATAGACAAGCGGATATCGGACTTTGAAAACCGGCTTAAGATAATGCAGCAGTCCTACTACAACCAGTTTGTGGCCATGGAGAAGACCATCTCCAAGATGAACCAGCAGCTGTCGTGGCTTGCGGGCATCGTATCCCAGCTGTCGGGCGTCAAACAGCAGTAG
- a CDS encoding cation diffusion facilitator family transporter produces MSCDCRAEGHHNSNHHHDGHGHHHHHHHVSAGASEGRLALALVLNLLITLAEVVGGLVSNSLALLSDAVHNLSDASSLGVSWLAMRIAKMERTPSHSFGFKRAEVLASLLNTVALMGIGVFLLVEAIRKFLHPDVISGGVMLSVAVVGLVGNLLTAWLLHRDSKESLNVRSAYLHVVMDALSSVGVIIAAILVMKFGWYWLDPLLTLGVSLYVLRESVPLLKESVHILMQGTPEGVDVEELVRQVEDLPEVLDMHHIHMWTTDGREIFLEAHVTLRDSANGQTDEILSSITSMIKGQFPIAHVTLQMEFSCCVGGPFECRGMDVKAV; encoded by the coding sequence TTGTCTTGCGATTGCAGAGCCGAAGGGCACCATAATTCTAATCATCATCATGACGGTCATGGCCATCACCACCACCATCATCACGTTTCTGCTGGCGCCTCGGAGGGTAGGCTTGCGCTGGCCCTTGTTTTAAACCTTCTTATCACCCTGGCGGAAGTGGTTGGCGGCCTTGTATCCAACAGCCTGGCCCTTTTGTCCGACGCGGTGCACAATCTCTCCGACGCGTCTTCATTGGGTGTAAGCTGGCTGGCCATGAGGATAGCCAAGATGGAGAGGACCCCTTCCCATTCCTTCGGCTTTAAGCGGGCGGAGGTGCTGGCCTCCCTTCTAAACACCGTGGCGTTGATGGGCATCGGGGTGTTCCTCCTGGTGGAGGCGATTCGAAAGTTCTTGCACCCCGACGTCATATCCGGAGGGGTTATGCTCTCCGTGGCGGTGGTGGGCCTTGTGGGCAATCTGCTCACCGCCTGGCTTCTGCACCGGGACTCCAAGGAGAGCTTGAACGTGAGGTCCGCCTATCTTCACGTTGTGATGGACGCACTGTCGTCGGTAGGGGTCATAATAGCTGCCATTTTGGTAATGAAGTTTGGATGGTACTGGCTTGACCCTCTTCTTACCCTTGGGGTGTCCTTGTACGTTCTAAGAGAGTCCGTTCCGCTGCTTAAGGAGTCGGTTCACATCCTCATGCAGGGAACCCCGGAAGGGGTGGACGTTGAGGAGCTTGTCCGCCAGGTGGAGGATCTGCCGGAGGTGTTGGATATGCACCACATACACATGTGGACCACCGATGGCAGGGAGATCTTCCTTGAAGCCCATGTCACCTTAAGGGACTCCGCCAATGGACAGACCGATGAAATTCTCTCCAGCATAACCTCCATGATAAAAGGGCAGTTCCCCATAGCTCACGTCACCCTACAGATGGAGTTCTCCTGTTGTGTTGGGGGACCCTTTGAGTGCAGAGGCATGGACGTTAAAGCGGTTTGA
- a CDS encoding permease, whose amino-acid sequence MNGMRKALTRYRFFLVVAFAVAAIWIYKPSIGASALRLSAQNLLEMLSVIPPIFVLLGLLDVWVDRSTMIRFTGHGSGLRGVLVSFLLGSAAAGPLYAAFPVAEVMMAKGASLFNVLVFLGAWSTTKVPLLMFEMANLGYKFALVRLAMSVAGIVLMARLISFMLALGGKAPDALDDN is encoded by the coding sequence ATGAATGGGATGAGAAAGGCCCTTACAAGATACCGCTTCTTCCTCGTGGTGGCTTTCGCGGTGGCGGCCATATGGATTTACAAGCCCTCCATTGGGGCAAGTGCCTTGAGGTTGAGCGCCCAGAACCTCTTGGAGATGCTGTCGGTTATACCTCCTATCTTTGTCCTGCTGGGGCTTCTTGACGTGTGGGTTGACAGATCCACCATGATCCGATTTACCGGCCACGGTTCTGGTTTGCGGGGCGTCCTGGTGTCGTTCCTTTTGGGATCCGCCGCGGCGGGCCCCTTGTACGCCGCGTTCCCCGTGGCGGAGGTGATGATGGCCAAGGGGGCCAGCCTCTTTAACGTCTTGGTGTTTTTAGGCGCCTGGTCTACCACAAAGGTTCCACTGCTGATGTTCGAAATGGCAAACCTAGGGTACAAGTTCGCGTTGGTAAGACTTGCCATGAGCGTTGCGGGCATAGTCCTCATGGCTCGCCTTATAAGTTTCATGTTAGCCCTGGGTGGGAAAGCACCGGATGCCTTGGATGACAACTGA
- the smpB gene encoding SsrA-binding protein SmpB: MEKDRIVAQNRKARFDYFILDTLEVGIVLTGTEIKSLREGRVNLKDGYAAVKDGELWLIGVHISPYEKGSYYNVDPERPRKLLASKVEILRLHQKVREKGLTLIPLRIYIKNNRWAKVELGLAKGKALHDKRDALAEKQAKREMERAVRSR, from the coding sequence ATGGAGAAGGATCGGATCGTGGCGCAGAACCGGAAGGCCCGGTTCGACTACTTCATCTTGGACACCCTGGAGGTGGGCATAGTTCTCACCGGTACTGAGATAAAGTCGCTCCGGGAGGGCCGGGTGAACCTGAAGGATGGTTATGCGGCAGTTAAGGACGGGGAGCTTTGGCTTATAGGGGTTCACATATCTCCCTACGAGAAGGGAAGCTACTACAATGTGGATCCGGAGCGGCCGAGGAAGCTTTTGGCCTCCAAGGTGGAGATTTTAAGGCTCCACCAGAAGGTGCGGGAGAAGGGGCTTACGCTGATCCCCCTTAGGATATACATCAAGAATAACCGGTGGGCCAAGGTTGAGCTTGGGCTTGCGAAGGGCAAGGCGCTGCACGATAAGAGGGACGCCCTTGCGGAAAAGCAGGCGAAACGGGAGATGGAAAGGGCAGTGAGGTCCAGGTAG